A genomic region of Antennarius striatus isolate MH-2024 chromosome 4, ASM4005453v1, whole genome shotgun sequence contains the following coding sequences:
- the LOC137593524 gene encoding protein inscuteable homolog, with protein MSTDRMASPQSSSLSSSPMSTRLQSLQVDSVQRWMEDLRHMTEVECMCVLQAKPIGVEEDAQQGELIVSSGVGAGDHVARNNLQTLLRRALVVSTELGKMFQRLEKGRWQRVHSTAVRANCHVRSLVHEYSAARSTPPEMQKYEKSLLEKCLELTNITERCLNTDDEFFLKSMREAIHEILTDVSDSFSNMIDMALANEIRVLIKQIDSSDDVHAISSAISNLLSLTQDGPQLCSIIAKEGAVVALFKICRQDRFRELYAHALRTVASICCVEEGISQLDKVDGILCLADILTDELSVEAARAEAAAVVAQITSPHHTSTQHLASFLESMHDIVTALIKLCESASCGEVFLLASAALANITFFDSMACEILLQLNAIQILLQACRDRRRVDTPYSKDQVVTVLANLSVLEQCASEVLQEQGIERLLLLLGEKPSSPSPSEGAACERVQQKAAVTLARLSRDPDVAQTAIQLKAVPRLIELCRSPTERNNSDSVLVACLAALRRLAAGCPDSIAAADHQQLIKPRLVDSFLLCSNMEESFV; from the exons ATGTCCACCGACCGGATGGCGTCGCCCCAGAGCAGCTCCCTCTCTTCATCCCCGATGAG CACCCGTCTGCAGTCGCTCCAGGTCGACTCCGTCCAGCGCTGGATGGAGGATCTCCGCCACATGACCGAGGTGGAGTGCATGTGCGTCCTCCAGGCCAAGCCCATCGGGGTGGAGGAGGACGCCCAGCAGGGGGAGCTGATTGTGTCGTCGGGGGTGGGCGCCGGCGACCACGTGGCCAGGAACAACCTGCAGACGCTGCTCCGCCGGGCGCTGGTGGTCAGCACCGAGTTGGGCAAGATGTTCCAGCGACTGGAGAAAGGGCGGTGGCAGAGGGTCCACAGCACCGCCGTCAGGGCCAACTGCCACGTGCGATCGCTGGTGCACGAGTACAGCGCCGCCCGAAGCACGCCGCCCGAGATGCAGAAG TATGAGAAATCTCTGCTGGAGAAGTGTCTGGAGCTGACCAACATCACCGAGAG GTGCCTCAACACCGACGACGAGTTCTTCCTGAAGTCCATGAGGGAAGCCATTCACGAGATCCTGACGGACGTCAGCGATTCCTTCAGCAACATGATCGACATGGCCTTAGCCAATGAGATCCGG GTTCTGATCAAACAGATCGACTCGTCTGACGACGTCCACGCCATCAGCAGCGCCATCAGCAACCTGCTGTCCCTCACCCAGGATGGACCTCAGCTCTGCAGCATCATCGCCAAG GAAGGAGCCGTGGTGGCCCTGTTCAAGATCTGCAGGCAGGACCGCTTCCGGGAGCTCTACGCTCACGCCCTGAGGACCGTGGCGTCCATCTGCTGCGTGGAGGAGGGCATCAGCCAGCTGGACAAG GTGGACGGGATCCTGTGTCTGGCGGACATCCTGACCGACGAGCTGAGCGTGGAGGCAGCCAGGGCcgaggcggcggcggtggtggcCCAGATCACGTCCCCCCACCACACCTCCACGCAACACCTGGCCAGCTTCCTGGAGAGCATGCACGACATCGTGACCGCGCTCATCA AGCTGTGCGAGAGCGCCTCCTGCGGGGAGGTGTTCCTCCTGGCCTCAGCAGCCCTGGCCAACATCACCTTCTTCGACAGCATGGCCTGTGAGATCCTCCTGCAGCTCAACGCCATCCAGATCCTGCTGCAGGCCTGCAGGGACCGCCGGAGGGTGGACACCCCCTACTCCAAAGACCAG GTGGTGACAGTTTTGGCGAACCTGTCCGTCCTGGAGCAGTGCGCGTCTGAAGTCCTGCAGGAACAAG GGATCGAgcgcctgctgctgctgctgggggagaAGCCGTCCTCCCCCAGCCCGTCGGAGGGGGCCGCCTGCGAGCGGGTCCAGCAGAAGGCCGCCGTCACCCTGGCCCGCCTGAGCAGAGACCCGGATGTGGCCCAGACCGCCATCCAGCTGAAAG CTGTTCCTCGTCTTATTGAACTCTGTCGCTCCCCCACGGAGAGAAATAACAGCGACTCGGTGCTGGTGGCCTGTctg
- the LOC137594152 gene encoding calcitonin gene-related peptide-like isoform X3 translates to MVMLKIPAFLVAYTLVICQMYCSQAAPARPGLESMSDRVTLTDYEARRLLNAIVKEFVQMTAEELEQQATEGNSVTAQKRACNTATCVTHRLADFLSRSGGMGNSNFVPTNVGAKAFGRRRRNVQM, encoded by the exons ATGGTTATGCTGAAGATCCCTGCCTTCCTCGTTGCCTACACCCTGGTCATTTGCCAGATGTACTGCTCACAAGCCGCCCCCGCCAG ACCGGGTTTGGAGTCCATGTCAGACCGGGTCACGCTCACCGACTACGAGGCTCGGCGGTTACTCAACGCCATCGTCAAGGAGTTTGTCCAGATGACGgcggaggagctggagcagcAGGCCACTGAGGGGAACAG CGTTACAGCACAGAAGCGAGCCTGCAACACGGCGACCTGCGTGACCCACCGCCTGGCGGACTTCCTCAGTCGGTCGGGTGGGATGGGCAACAGCAACTTCGTCCCCACCAACGTCGGCGCCAAGGCCTTCGGCAGGCGGAGGAGAAACGTCCAGATGTGA
- the LOC137594152 gene encoding calcitonin gene-related peptide-like isoform X2 yields the protein MVMLKIPAFLVAYTLVICQMYCSQAAPARPGLESMSDRVTLTDYEARRLLNAIVKEFVQMTAEELEQQATEGNSSVTAQKRACNTATCVTHRLADFLSRSGGMGNSNFVPTNVGAKAFGRRRRNVQM from the exons ATGGTTATGCTGAAGATCCCTGCCTTCCTCGTTGCCTACACCCTGGTCATTTGCCAGATGTACTGCTCACAAGCCGCCCCCGCCAG ACCGGGTTTGGAGTCCATGTCAGACCGGGTCACGCTCACCGACTACGAGGCTCGGCGGTTACTCAACGCCATCGTCAAGGAGTTTGTCCAGATGACGgcggaggagctggagcagcAGGCCACTGAGGGGAACAG CAGCGTTACAGCACAGAAGCGAGCCTGCAACACGGCGACCTGCGTGACCCACCGCCTGGCGGACTTCCTCAGTCGGTCGGGTGGGATGGGCAACAGCAACTTCGTCCCCACCAACGTCGGCGCCAAGGCCTTCGGCAGGCGGAGGAGAAACGTCCAGATGTGA
- the LOC137594152 gene encoding calcitonin-1-like isoform X1 — MVMLKIPAFLVAYTLVICQMYCSQAAPARPGLESMSDRVTLTDYEARRLLNAIVKEFVQMTAEELEQQATEGNSMDRPLTKRCSNLSTCVLGKLSQELHKLQTFPRTNVGAETPGKKRSAPESDSYASYEEMFDSI; from the exons ATGGTTATGCTGAAGATCCCTGCCTTCCTCGTTGCCTACACCCTGGTCATTTGCCAGATGTACTGCTCACAAGCCGCCCCCGCCAG ACCGGGTTTGGAGTCCATGTCAGACCGGGTCACGCTCACCGACTACGAGGCTCGGCGGTTACTCAACGCCATCGTCAAGGAGTTTGTCCAGATGACGgcggaggagctggagcagcAGGCCACTGAGGGGAACAG CATGGACAGACCCCTCACCAAGCGCTGCTCCAACCTCAGCACCTGTGTGCTGGGGAAACTGTCTCAGGAGCTGCACAAGTTGCAGACGTTCCCTCGCACGAACGTGGGAGCAGAAACGCCCGGCAAGAAGCGCAGTGCGCCTGAGAGCGACAGCTATGCAAGCTACGAGGAGATGTTTGACAGCATCTAA
- the psma1 gene encoding proteasome subunit alpha type-1, with the protein MFRNQYDNDVTVWSPQGRIHQIEYAMEAVKQGSATVGLKSKTHAVLVALKRAQSELAAHQKKILHVDNHIGISIAGLTADARLLCNFMRQECLDSRFVFDRPLPTSRLVSLIGSKTQIPTQRYGRRPYGVGLLIAGYDDMGPHIFQTCPSANYFDCKAMSIGARSQSARTYLERCMDKFADCNLNDLVQHGLRALRETLPTEQDLTTKNVSIGIVGKDMEFIIYDDDDVAPFLEGLEERPQRRVAPPAEEAAAGPAPDEPMEH; encoded by the exons ATG TTTCGCAATCAGTACGACAACGATGTGACAGTATGGAGCCCCCAG GGCCGTATTCATCAGATTGAATATGCCATGGAGGCAGTGAAGCAAGGCTCTGCAACTGTAGGACTCAAATCCAAAACCCATGCAGTCCTGGTAGCGCTGAAG AGAGCTCAGTCAGAGCTGGCTGCCCACCAGAAGAAGATCCTCCATGTCGACAACCACATTGGCATCTCCATTGCTGGACTGACTGCTGATGCCAGGCTGCTCTG CAATTTCATGCGACAGGAGTGCTTGGACTCCAGATTCGTCTTCGACAGGCCTCTCCCCACGTCGCGACTTGTCTCTCTTATCGGCAGCA AAACCCAAATCCCAACACAGAGGTATGGAAGGAGGCCCTACGGCGTTGGACTCCTCATTGCTGGCTATGAT GACATGGGACCTCATATCttccaaacctgcccatcagcCAACTACTTTGACTGCAAAGCCATGTCTATCGGCGCACGCTCTCAGTCTGCACGCACCTACCTGGAGAGATGCATGGACAAGTTCGCAGACT GTAACCTGAATGATTTGGTCCAGCATGGCCTCCGTGCTCTCAGGGAAACCCTCCCCACTGAGCAGGACCTGACCACCAAA AATGTCTCCATCGGCATTGTGGGGAAGGACATGGAGTTCAtcatttatgatgatgatgacgtggCCCCGTTCCTGGAGGGCCTGGAGGAGAGGCCTCAGAGAAGG GTGGCCCCGCCTGCAGAGGAAGCCGCTGCCGGACCGGCGCCCGACGAGCCGATGGAGCACTGA
- the ric3b gene encoding protein RIC-3b → MAMSAFQKVTLVTCLVLCVALLLPKMLLSRGRKDAAERPEGAGHLPPLMHRHVAAEPRGGLSRGHNSEATARVKGAGMGAGVSGKSNLAGQIIPVYGFGILLYILYILFKITSKGNNNKPSEGRFPSVRSENMKRKITDFELAQLQEKLRETEMVMENIVSSAHHSPDRMKGVTADQEESLLQQLTEITRAMQEGQLVENTAPQKKNQDGWEDFAAGPERYWEHAHCCCQHHRSGCSPQTETRTHGADPDDLPDDITGGVETTEDAAEDDMRPDGESGVREDGEAGCEPHQGVPEEELGGVLKELEVSLRVTSALEQEVEDLSRTTETEAPCGAVRRRSKRRKAKKTSN, encoded by the exons ATGGCGATGTCCGCGTTCCAGAAGGTGACCCTTGTGACCTGTCTCGTGCTCTGCGTCGCTCTCCTGCTTCCCAAGATGCTGTTATCCCGGGGCCGGAAGGATGCTGCCGAGCGGCCGGAGG GTGCAGGTCACCTGCCTCCCTTGATGCACCGCCACGTCGCTGCGGAGCCTCGCGGGGGTTTGTCCAGGGGCCACAACTCGGAGGCCACAGCCCGGGTGAAGGGGGCAGGAATGGGGGCAGGAGTCAGCGGTAAATCCAACCTCGCAGGGCAGATCATCCCTGTGTACGGCTTCGGGATTCTACTGTACATCCTCTACATCCTGTTTAAG ATCACGTCTAAAGGGAACAACAACAAGCCGTCGGAGGGCAGGTTTCCCTCCGTTCGCTCAGAAAACATGAAGAGGAAGATCA CTGACTTCGAGCTGGCTCAGCTGCAGGAGAAGCTGAGGGAGACGGAGATGGTGATGGAGAACATCGTCTCCAGCGCCCACCACAGTCCTGACAG GATGAAGGGCGTGACGGCCGATCAAGAGGAGagcctcctgcagcagctgacgGAGATAACTCGGGCGATGCAGGAAGGCCAACTGGTGGAGAACACggcaccacagaagaagaaccaggACGGCTGGGAAG ATTTTGCGGCGGGGCCGGAGCGATACTGGGAACACGCCCACTGCTGTTGTCAGCACCATCGATCCGGCTGCAGTCCGCAGACGGAGACGCGAACCCATGGAGCTGACCCAGACGACctccctgatgacatcacaggtggAGTCGAGACGACAGAAGATGCAGCAGAGGACGACATGAGGCCAGACGGCGAGTCCGGGGTGCGTGAAGACGGAGAGGCGGGCTGCGAACCCCATCAAGGCGTCCCGGAGGAGGAGCTGGGCGGAGTCTTGAAGGAGCTGGAGGTCTCGCTGAGGGTCACGTCGGCGctggagcaggaggtggaggacctGAGCAGGACGACGGAGACGGAAGCTCCCTGCGGCGCGGTCAGACGGAGAAGCAAGAGGAGGAAGGCGAAGAAGACCTCCAACTGA